GTGCGCTTTACTTAAGTACTCAAAATCTGGAACTGATTCGCTCTTGGCTAGATCCCCACTTCCACCAACTAGCAACAGAAATTCGCCTCGATCCTGCCAGACTTAATTACAAAGCTGCTCTCCAAGAATGGACTCAGGCGCAATTTAAAGTTTTACCAGAATATCGGGTTGTAGAAGTCAGTCAACCGCACCGCAATCAAGAACGTTTTATGGCCGAAGTGTGGCTGCACGGAAACAAACTTGGAGAAGGTAAGGGGCGATCGATAAAAACTGCTGAACAAGCCGCAGCAAAGGTAGCTTTTTTAGCCATACCCAATCCGCAAAACCCCTGAACTCAAAAGATTATAAATAAACTGATAATCAGTTGCTAGTCATTTGTTATTTAACTAATGACTAATGACTAATGACTAATGACTCATAAATAATGACAAACCAAATTAAAATTGCTGTCATCGGGGTTGGGCGTTGGGGAGTGCATCTGCTGCGGAATTTCTTAGCAGATCCCCAAGTAAGTGTAGTTGCGGTAGTAGATCCCCACCCAGAACGATTAGCGGCGGTCAATCAGCAGTTTAACTTAGATGAAAGTGTAATATTAACAACTCAATGGCAAGATTTAAAGAAACTGCCAGAGTTGACAGGAGTAGCGATCGCAACTCCAGCTACCACCCACTATGCCTTAATTAAAGATTCTCTCCAAGAGGGATACCATGTTTTGGCAGAAAAACCCTTAACTCTCAAAACAGTAGAATGTCGGGAACTTTGCCATTTAGCAGAGCAGCATCATTTAATACTCATGGTTGACCACACTTATTTATTTCACCCAGCAGTTGAGCGAGGCAAAACTGTAGTACAGGCGGGTAAATTAGGTGATTTACGCTATGGTTACGCTACCCGCACCCATTTAGGGCCTGTCCGCCAAGATGTTGATGCGCTCTGGGATTTAGCTATTCACGATATTGCTATATTTAACGCTTGGCTAGGTCAAATTCCTGTGAAAGTACAAGCAACAAGTACGGTGTGGTTGCAGGGGCAAGCCAATAGGGAAATAACCCACTCTCCATCTCAAGGTTTAGCTGATTTAGTATGGGTAACACTGACATACCCAGATGGCTTTCAAGCTTATATTCATTTGTGCTGGCTGAATTCTGATAAGCAGCGACGGCTGGGGATTGTAGGTAGCCTTGGTAGTTTGATTTTTGATGAAATGTTGCGATCGTCACCTCTAACCTTGCTACATGGAGAGTTTGAACAGCAGGGTAATCAATTTATTCCTGTAAATCAAAAGCAGGTGGTGCTGGAATTAGAGCCAGGGGAACCATTGCAGAAGGTTTGCTCCTCTTTTGTTGTCTCTATCCTCAACAATACTCCCTCAGAAGTTTCATCTGGGTGGGTAGGCACTGAGTTAGTAGAAATTCTTACTGCTCTAACAGCATCTCTTGAGCAAGGTGGGAAACCTGTTTTTTTAAATGCTCATCAAGCATCAACAATATAGCGGTTCTCATTCAGATGAGGTACAAAATTATATCGCAAGCTGTAAGGGCACGGCAGTGCCCATAGGTGTCAACTTAACGTGAAAACCAGCCTAGTACAAGCTTTTAGATATTATCTCGTTCCCAGTCTCTGACTGGGAATGCCATCCTAGAGGCTCCGCCTCTCCTACTGGCGGCAGAGCCGCTTTTGAGCAGCATTTCCAGCCTCCGGCTGGAAACGAGATTTGAACTGTCAAAAAATTACCTTTCGGAAGTCCCATTCGCACAAACTCCTCTTTTTGGAAGACTTACTAGGATAGTTTGCAACGGTGAAAGACGAATCTCGCAAGTCTCATTACCAATTAGTACCAGGGACTTTGGTAACATCTCTTTGTCTAGCTCTATTTTCGCAGGCTTATTACTCCCCAAAGAGGAACTTCCCCCATCCTGTAGGCTAGGGTAGCGGCTTGCTTTTGCGCCGTCATTCCCAGAAGATAATCCCAAATCCTCTACATTTCCTTCTTTGTTAGGAGCGGCTAACAGCGAGATATCAATCAAAGGTAAGGTAATTTTCAGTGTTGTACCTTGATGAAGTCCTGCACTCTCAAGACTAATGCTGCCTCCCATGAGTTCGATTAAGTTTCGTGAAATTGCTAGTCCCAATCCAGTGCCTTCAAACTGACGCGTGGTTGTGCCATTCACCATCACAAAGGGACGAAATAGTTTATGTTGTTGGGTTGGATCGATGCCTATACCTGTATCTTTGACGGCGACTACCACCTGAGATTGACCACTACTTTGTTGAATTTCTGTGGTAATGGTGATACTTCCTGTGTCGGTGAACTTAGTAGCATTACCGATAACATTAATCAGCACTTGCTTTAGTTTTGGCGCATCTGCTTTTATTGGTATAACTTGGGAATTTAACTCACATTTCAATTGCAAGCCCTTTTGTTGAACATTTACTGATTGTAAATTAATCACCTCTAACAATATTTGTCTGAGGTCAAGGGGTATAGAGACGACGGAAAGCTTACCTGCTTCGATTTTAGAAATGTCGAGTAAATCATTAATAATACCTAGCAAATGAATCGTTGTTTCATCTGCACGTTTGAGAAACTCCATTTCTTCTTCTCGGTCATCACATAAGCCATCTTCAACCAGGCGAATACAGTTAATAATAATATTTAATGGGTTTCTCAATTCATGAGAAGTCGTAGCCAAAAACTGGCTTTTAATTTGGTTAGCGGTTTTTGCTTCTTTCCAAGCTATTTCTAGTTCTTCTGACCCAGCTTTGAGCCGTTCTACCATTTGGTCTAAGGCTTGGGCCAGTTGATTGAATTCCCGAATTTGAAAATTGTGCGGCACTGGTTGTGCAGCGTGGTGAGAGTGAATATTGAGAGCGTAATCTCGCAATTCTTCTACAGGACGGGCCAAGTAAGGAGCTAAATATAGGGATGCTAACAAGCTTGCACCAATCAAACCAACGGTCAAAACGATGAGAATTAGTTTGATTTCTTCTAAACCAAAAAGCGCATTCTCAACACTTGTAACAGCTAAGACTACCCATTTTTCCTGCTGCTGTTGACTAAGTGGATTTGCAATAGCTGTATAGCCAGCTACTAATTCTTTGCCATCTGTAAAAGACAAATTTATCGAATCATTTCGCCCAGCGATGCCTGCGGCGGGCTGCACCAACGCATTTTTAATTATGCTTTTGAGTTGAGAAGCATAAGGGTGCTGATTGATATTAGTTCCCACCCAGTCTGCAAATGGGTGTGCCAAAATTGTACCATCTTCAGCAATCACTACCATTGCACCTGTGAGCGAGCCAGGTGGATTTCTGGTTTGTTGGTACAAAGCAGACTGAATACTTAAGCTGTAAACTAAATTTCTTGGGCTATCGGAAACTGGTGCAGATAAAACTACTTGCAGTTGATTTTGTGTGTTTCTTTTTCCAGTCATTCCTGCCTTTGGTGGCAAGATTGATTTGACATCGATTCCGTCACTTGGCAAAGGTAATATCAATTCTCCAATAGCTTTATCTCCACAGCTACTAGCAATTATTTTCTGGTTTAGCAGATTCGTCAATTGGATGCATTCAATACTGGCTGGAAGTTGTTGCCTTAACTGCGTGAGAATTTCTTGTTCTTGTATGGGCGAACCTGACGGAATAACTGTCGTTTTACTTACACTCAGTAAATTAGCTTTTAAGATTGCGAGCGCATCTCCAATTCTCTCACCTTTACTGATGGCGCTTTCGGTTAAATTTTGACGCGCAGTTCCCAATATGCTAGAACGTGCCTTATTTAAGGCAACAATCTCACCTACAAGTAAAACTGGAACGAACAGCAGCAATATTCTCGTTACTAAAATTCGGCGAAAAGAAGATTGGCGGGAATTAGTCATCGAGTGTCTCACTTTGCATCTGCAAACCACAACAGCAAAGATATGTAATTAGACCAGCTAGATGAGACATTTTATTAAATTATCAGAATTTTATTTTCAATGTTTAAAAATAACAAATTGCTATAATCCAAAAAGAAACGTGGGATACCAAAACTTGTAGATGCTAGATATGAAAGTGATTTGTGCTGCATATAAATACAGTGGTGAAATTGTAAAACAGTAGCTTGCAGGCATGGTTTTTTTGAGAATTTATACACGACTAAAGAAAATATTAAAACTATCAAATCAAGTTAATGTTGCAACATCGTCCTCATACTACAGTTGTTTTAGCAATGAGTGTAGATGGTAAGATAGCAGATTTTAAGCGATCGCCTGCTCGATTTGGCTCAAGGGTTGATAAAGCACACTTAGAAAAACAAATCGCTGCCTCTGATGCTGTTCTATTCGGTGCTGGTACTCTGGGCGCTTATGGAACAACACTTACAGTATCAGATCCAACTCTAGTGCAACTTCGGGCCCAAGCAGGGAAGCCTCCGCAGCCAATTCATATAGTGACTACACGTTCTGCAAACCTTAATCCGGAAATTCACTTTTTTCAGCAACCAGTTAGACGTTGGTTACTCACGACAACAGCAGGAGCGGTTTCATGGAAAGGACGTTTACAGACGCTTTCCTCAACTCTGGGAAATGAAGTAGAGGAGTGCCCTTCAGAATTTGAGCAAATTCTGGTTTTTGAAACACCAACGCGAGAAATTGATATTCCCGCAGCTTTGAAGCATCTAGCCACTCTACATATAACACGCTTGGTAGTCTTAGGTGGAGGTAAATTAGTCGCTTCTTTACTGGAATTAGATTTAATTGATGAATTATGGTTGACTGTTTGTCCGCTGATTTTAGGTGGTAATACTGCACCCACACCTGTAGATGGGAAAGGATTTTTACCCAATTTAGCTCCCAAGTTGCAACTTTTAGAAGTGAATACAGTTGAGCAAGAAGTGTTTTTGCACTATCGCCTGCAACGACCCGCAGATTAGATTACGCTAAGTTAAGTTATTGATTGGGCATGGGGCATTAGGAGTGCTGAGTTAGGAGTTAGGAGTTAGGAGTTAGTATTATCTTCTCTCCCCATCTCCCTCATCTCCCCGCCCCCTGCCTACTCTCCCCACTACTCCCTACTCTTCTAAAAAGTGGAACAACCTAAGCCTCGCTATTCTGTCGTTTGGACGAACAAAATCGCTGAAGTACCCCAAAATGCCTGGAATGCTTTGGCAATGCCACTCAAAACGCCATTTTTAGAATGGGAGTGGCTGAACAATATTGAAACCTCCCAGAGTGCTACGGCCAAAACTGGTTGGTTGCCGAATCACTTGACATTGTGGCGAGATCGAACGCTGATTGCTGCTGCGCCACTTTATCTTAAAGGACATAGTTCTGGTGAGTTTGTTTTCGATCACCAATGGGCAGAGTTAGCTGATCGCATCGGAGTCCAGTATTACCCAAAATTGCTGGGAATGACACCATTTACCCCGGCTGAAGGCTATCGGTTTTTAATCGCCCCAGGAGAAGATGAGGATGAAATTACAGCCATAATGGTGCATGAAATTGACACTTTTTGCTCCAAAAATGGAATTTCTGGGTGTCATTTTCTCTACGTCGATCCCCAATGGCGTCCTATCCTGGAACGGCATGGTTTTACAACTTGGCTACACCACAGCTACATCTGGGAAAATGCAGGCTTTAAAACTTTTGATGACTACTTAAAGGTGTTTAACGCCAATCAACGCCGCAATATCAAGCGGGAACGCAAAGCTGTGGAGAAAGCAGGATTACGATTACAACCACTGACTGGTGATGAAATTCCTCAGTCTTTGTTTCCCTTGATGCACCGTTTCTATGCTGACACCTGTGATAAGTTTGGTTGGTGGGGTAGTAAGTATCTCACACAGCGCTTTTTTGAGCAGCTACACTCAGATTATCGCCATCGAGTCTTGTTTGTTGCTGCATATAGCGAGGCAGATAACTCTCATCCTTTAGGAATGTCTTTTTGTTTGTTTAAAGATGACAAACTTTATGGACGCTATTGGGGAAGTTTTCAAGAAATAGATTGCTTACATTTTGATGTTTGTTATTATGCGCCAATTGAGTGGGCGATCGCTAACGGCATCCAAATTTTTGACCCTGGCGCGGGTGGACGACATAAAAAACGCCGTGGTTTCCCTGCCATGCCCAACCACAGTTTGCACCGATTTTACAATAATCGTTTAGGACAAATTATACGTCCCTATATTAAGGAAGTGAATCAACTCGAACAGCAGCAGATTGAGGCAATTAATGCAGAGTTGCCATTTAGTAACCGAGATTCTTAAAAGTTTACCAAGGCAGACGGTAAACGACGAATTACACTTGATATAGAGTATAAAAATCTTGAAGAAAGAAAATTTCTTTTTATAATGCTTATGGATTTAATAGTTGAAGATTTAGCCGCAATTGATGATAAACTTTCCCAGCGTCATATTGACCTCGATCCCGGTGGATATTTTATTATTTACTTAGATCGAGATGCAGGGTTAATTTATGCCAAGCATTTTACAAATGTAATTGACGATCGCGGTTTAGCTATCGATCCCGAAACGGGAAAGGTAATTCCCGCGCGAGAAAAGGTAGAACGAACTCATACCACAGTCTTTAACGCGAGAACGGCAAAAGAACTCTGCGTCAAGATTTTTGAAGAAACTCAGCCCCCTCCTGTAACTCAATTAAATCATGCAGCTTATTTGGGTCGAGAATTTGTTCGGGCTGAGGTAGCTTTAGTTACAAGGCAAGAGTATGTTCAAGATTAAGCCAATTTTAGATTTTAGATTCTAGATTTTAGATTTTTCTTTCAATCCAAAATCCAAAATTAAAAATCTAAAATTGAACAACTCTCCCATTACCCATCAGATGATGGCTGATTTATCTGATAGATATAGTAAGTCGCCATTGGGATAACGGTGGCGGCAATTAACAATCCTACTACCCAAGCAGTAGCATTACCTTGGTCGGTTTCTTCTGCTTTCTTGTAGGTGCCTTCTACCTGTACATTGTCAGTTATTTTAGGTGGCCCTGGATCGGCTTTGCCGGAGAGGACGGCGACAAGGCGATCGCTTGCATCGAGAAATGCCTGATTGTATTTGTTACCATTGCGTAATGGCACACTTACGGTTTCAGTCGCTACACTCTCAGCAATAGCGTCAGTGAGTAAAGGTTTAACTTCATCCCCAGTCAGAATAGCAGTACCATTGGTAACTGTGTCAATC
This Nostoc sp. C052 DNA region includes the following protein-coding sequences:
- a CDS encoding Gfo/Idh/MocA family protein, with product MTNQIKIAVIGVGRWGVHLLRNFLADPQVSVVAVVDPHPERLAAVNQQFNLDESVILTTQWQDLKKLPELTGVAIATPATTHYALIKDSLQEGYHVLAEKPLTLKTVECRELCHLAEQHHLILMVDHTYLFHPAVERGKTVVQAGKLGDLRYGYATRTHLGPVRQDVDALWDLAIHDIAIFNAWLGQIPVKVQATSTVWLQGQANREITHSPSQGLADLVWVTLTYPDGFQAYIHLCWLNSDKQRRLGIVGSLGSLIFDEMLRSSPLTLLHGEFEQQGNQFIPVNQKQVVLELEPGEPLQKVCSSFVVSILNNTPSEVSSGWVGTELVEILTALTASLEQGGKPVFLNAHQASTI
- a CDS encoding ATP-binding protein, coding for MTNSRQSSFRRILVTRILLLFVPVLLVGEIVALNKARSSILGTARQNLTESAISKGERIGDALAILKANLLSVSKTTVIPSGSPIQEQEILTQLRQQLPASIECIQLTNLLNQKIIASSCGDKAIGELILPLPSDGIDVKSILPPKAGMTGKRNTQNQLQVVLSAPVSDSPRNLVYSLSIQSALYQQTRNPPGSLTGAMVVIAEDGTILAHPFADWVGTNINQHPYASQLKSIIKNALVQPAAGIAGRNDSINLSFTDGKELVAGYTAIANPLSQQQQEKWVVLAVTSVENALFGLEEIKLILIVLTVGLIGASLLASLYLAPYLARPVEELRDYALNIHSHHAAQPVPHNFQIREFNQLAQALDQMVERLKAGSEELEIAWKEAKTANQIKSQFLATTSHELRNPLNIIINCIRLVEDGLCDDREEEMEFLKRADETTIHLLGIINDLLDISKIEAGKLSVVSIPLDLRQILLEVINLQSVNVQQKGLQLKCELNSQVIPIKADAPKLKQVLINVIGNATKFTDTGSITITTEIQQSSGQSQVVVAVKDTGIGIDPTQQHKLFRPFVMVNGTTTRQFEGTGLGLAISRNLIELMGGSISLESAGLHQGTTLKITLPLIDISLLAAPNKEGNVEDLGLSSGNDGAKASRYPSLQDGGSSSLGSNKPAKIELDKEMLPKSLVLIGNETCEIRLSPLQTILVSLPKRGVCANGTSER
- a CDS encoding RibD family protein, which codes for MLQHRPHTTVVLAMSVDGKIADFKRSPARFGSRVDKAHLEKQIAASDAVLFGAGTLGAYGTTLTVSDPTLVQLRAQAGKPPQPIHIVTTRSANLNPEIHFFQQPVRRWLLTTTAGAVSWKGRLQTLSSTLGNEVEECPSEFEQILVFETPTREIDIPAALKHLATLHITRLVVLGGGKLVASLLELDLIDELWLTVCPLILGGNTAPTPVDGKGFLPNLAPKLQLLEVNTVEQEVFLHYRLQRPAD
- a CDS encoding GNAT family N-acetyltransferase, which produces MEQPKPRYSVVWTNKIAEVPQNAWNALAMPLKTPFLEWEWLNNIETSQSATAKTGWLPNHLTLWRDRTLIAAAPLYLKGHSSGEFVFDHQWAELADRIGVQYYPKLLGMTPFTPAEGYRFLIAPGEDEDEITAIMVHEIDTFCSKNGISGCHFLYVDPQWRPILERHGFTTWLHHSYIWENAGFKTFDDYLKVFNANQRRNIKRERKAVEKAGLRLQPLTGDEIPQSLFPLMHRFYADTCDKFGWWGSKYLTQRFFEQLHSDYRHRVLFVAAYSEADNSHPLGMSFCLFKDDKLYGRYWGSFQEIDCLHFDVCYYAPIEWAIANGIQIFDPGAGGRHKKRRGFPAMPNHSLHRFYNNRLGQIIRPYIKEVNQLEQQQIEAINAELPFSNRDS
- a CDS encoding DUF4346 domain-containing protein, with the translated sequence MDLIVEDLAAIDDKLSQRHIDLDPGGYFIIYLDRDAGLIYAKHFTNVIDDRGLAIDPETGKVIPAREKVERTHTTVFNARTAKELCVKIFEETQPPPVTQLNHAAYLGREFVRAEVALVTRQEYVQD